The genome window ttcattattattttttatgacaattTGCTTGATTttgtttcaataattttttttaagatgaccATTATTTTTTAATGAGAGCAGAGaggaataattatatttttctttttgtactATCAATCTTGTTTAATAAGTTTAatttttgtaataaaaatatttacatgTTTCTTTGTTACCTTCATTAGAGTTTCTCTAACTCTCAATTAATCAATCTCATTTCATGTAAGTGTCAGTTCATCCATGACCTTTATCATTCTAACTATTCCTTGAGAtatgatttttgatttttttattcttcttttgatcCATTTTTATTTGAAAAGCATATTATGAAGTTTCATCTACAAGTCTATTCATTTTCTGTTTATGAACTAAAAGTGagttcattaattcattaatagaTAATATACTTATTACATTAGCTTCTTCTATAGTAATAgaaatcatattaaaatttagaGATAAACTTCATaaaacttttattattattatttaatctttTATGATTTCACCATAAGAATACATTTAGTTCACAATAAAAGAGACTTTTAAGGTTAGTGATAAATTCATAATCTTTCATCATAAGAGTTTCGAATTTATGTCGAAGAaaacgttaaaattattattttatttatacctCAAAgcacactttttaatattttttaggctTTTATTAATGTTGATGTTAACATGATTCGAGAAAGTAAAGTAGGGACTCATTTATTACTTATTGTAGCATACAGGGAGCTCttacatttttttatattttttcatttgttttatttttttatcttaagtAATATTAGGATCCTATAAATTATattaacaaaattattttctatcaAATTCTACGATCCTTATGAATAaatagaatttttattttaatgtccCAAAACTGATAATTTTTATCTTTGAAGATAAGAAGAAGTTGATTAGATATACTTACTCCAATGtttgtcattttctttttttttctagattTACTAGTCTCCCTTTCTCTTTTAATCATCGTATTCATATTTATTTTGTTCAAATCAAGTTCTAATGTCATATTTATTGGTTTCCTGTATAACTTtgggagaaagaaaagaagatagtAGAATAAACAAGTCTAATATGCAGACTCATCCAAGAACACATATTTACATtatcaaaagaataaaatatatattttttaaataataaaaatatcaacccCAACAAACCTCTTCATCCTCATCCACATAACAAAAAATTAGTCActcatctatttatcttaatctagATTATTATCTTTGTTACATCTaatcataattatttgaattattttttttattgttcatatCCATTTAACCACTCATTTTCTACGTGCACTTTGTTAATCTGTTTGCTTTCTTTTAAATCGGTTCCTATATAGTCTGTCGATGAAAATTTAAGGCCTCTGGACTTCTATTGATAATTGAACTTTCTAGGTCAATATGTTCATTATTCAATTGATTGCACTCTAAGAATCttaattatataatcatattgtaAAATACAATTGATTTTCAGAGTAATTAACATGATCATTTCATCATGGTGATCCTTTTTTTAGTAGACATGAAAGACTTCGTGGCTGTTAACGAGTCTGCTTGCAACACTGATTGCAGGTGGCACATTTGCTCTATATTCTCTGCTCTGTAGGCACACAAACATTGGCATCCTTCCTTCAAAAAAGGCCGATTCTGTAACGAATGCCGCACATGCTAACCCTTCTCTGGGCACTGAAAAGCGAAGTAGGCTGGGAATATTTATAGAGCGTAGTATGACTGCAAGAAGAATTGTGCTCTTCATCGCGATACTGGGTATGTGCATGCTCATTGGAGATGGCATACTAACACCAGCTATTTCAGGTATAAAGCACGGACACCTACAACGATGGATATCTTATTGCTGGCACTGCTACTTTTTTGCATGTTGTTTATTTGATATTACCTCAATGAACTCTTGAAACACTTTCGTTGTCTTCTACCAGTGTTATCAGCGATGGATGGACTAAGAGGGCCTTTACCTTCTATTCACAAGTGTGAGTTATTCGTCTGGCCAGCTATTCAATTTTTGTTGTGTCTGTCCTGATTTTGAATTCATGCAGCTGCTGTGGAAGCTTTATCTGCTGCAGTCCTCATCGCTTTATTCCTGTTGCAAAAATATGGCACCGCGCGAGTGAGCTTCGTCTTTTCTCCAATCATGGCATCTTGGACTTTCACCACTCCAATCATTGGGGTATACAGTATTCTGCGATATTACCCAGGCATATTCAAAGCCATATCACCAAAGTATATAGTGCATTTTTTCCTGAGGAATGGAAAGACGGGCTGGCAATTGCTTGGTGGCACAGCTTTATGCATTACAGGTGCTTGCTCAGTAGCCTGAAGCTTGTTTTCCCCTTACTAACTTAAACCTCACCACATTTTCCATCTGATCCCATTTTAGGTTCTGAAGCAATGTTTGCTGATCTCGGTCATTTCAACAAGAGGTCCATTCAGGTACACCTTgtgacaagttcaaaatttatttGTCTCATGCTTCTTCACTTAATTGGAAATTTTCATGGCTTTAATTTCTCCACACAGATAGCATTCCTTTTCAGCATATATCCTTCGCTAGTCCTCACGTATGCAGGGCAAACAGCATACCTGATTAGGAATCCCAATGATCACAATGATGGCTTTTACAAGTTCGTGCCAGGTCCAGTATATTGGCCGATGTTTACTATCGCAACACTGGCAGCTATCGTTGCCAGCCAATCCTTAATTTCTGCAACATTTTCTGTGATCAAACAATCCGTCGTTCTCGATTATTTCCCACGCGTCAAGGTGGTCCACACATCCCAACACAAGGAAGGCGAGGTTTACTCTCCGGAGACCAATTACATACTCATGCTTCTTTGTGTTGCTGTTATACTTGGTTTTGGTGATGGAAAAGATTTAGGGAATGCTTTTGGTACGGAGAGATGCCATATTTTGAACTCAGATTTCTCGTAACATATCACAGTGATCTCCCATGAATACTTACTGGTTCTCTAATTTTTGCAGGTGTTGTTGTCATACTGGTCATGCTCATCACCACAATCTTATTGACTCTAGTCATGATCATTATATGGAGAATCCCGATCATTGTTTCTGCTTTATACTTCGTTCCGTTTTCAATCCTAGAAGGTGCATATGCAAGTGCAGTTTGCACTAAGATTTTGGAAGGTGGCTGGCTACCGTTTGCTGTATCTATAGTCCTGGCGTTCATTATGTTTGGCTGGTATTACGGGCGTCAGAGAAAGCTAGAGTATGAAATGGCAAACAAAATAACTCTTGAATGCCTAGGTGAGCTTTTGGAAAGCTCAGAGATCCAAAGAGTTCCTGGGCTTTGCTTCTTTTACAGCAATATTCAGGATGGACTAACGCCCATCCTTGGACACTACATACAGAACACGCGCTCGCTCCACAGGGTTACCATTTTTACAACTCTAAGGTACTTATTGGTTGCCAAAGTTGCTCCAAATGAGAGGATAATGATCACTAGACTGGGGCTTGATGGGTTATATGGATGCATGATTCAGTATGGCTATGCTGATTTCCTTAATCACGGGGGAGATGACTTTGTAACCCAAGTTACTAACAGCTTGAGGGCACATATAGAGAACTCCTCTGAAGGGCTTTCTCCTGCTTATGTTGAGGAGGAGATTTCACAATTGGAGAGGGCTAAAGAAGCAGGAGTGGTGCATGTTCGGGGTAAGACCAGGTTTCACGTTGGTAAAGACACCAGTTTGTTCGATAGAATTTTGCTTGGGTTTTATGAGTTTTTACACAGCAACTGTAGATCGGCACTGCCCGCTATGGGGATTCCCCTTCGACAGCGTATGGAGATAGGCATGCTCTATAAGGCTTGAGTGGTAAGAACAGTCTTTTGGCATGGTTGGCCACTAAAAGTACACCAATGCCTCACAAAACGTGGAGAAAAATAGTTGTACAAGATGCTTATGTAATCTTTAAATTTGAGTACTTTAAATCTACTACTAATAACGGTGGTGATTATATTTTTAAGCAAAATCCATATGCTATTTATGCTTTTGCTTTTGTGTACTGTATCTGATgatgtaaagaaaaaaatatatcatatataagtttaactgatttttaagtaataataataagatattaCTAGTCCAAGATAAaaccaaataaaagaaaaaaaagttaaataaaaattttatatatatatatatatatatatgatagggcatatttttGGCCCGAATCACCAACAAACTAACAGTCACAAACACAACGCCGTACGCCACCAGAACCATGGGGTGCACGCCACATCAAGTTCAACTGTGCGACCTGACCACCCCAAGAGTTTCGGGCGGTGCCGTCTGCTTTTGGGATAGTGTCGTCTGACACCACTTAAGCACCCCCGAAGACGCTATCTCGCCATAGGGGTTATCCCACCCCCGCGAGAATCAGCGACGACGTCGAACCGAGGGGCAACCGACTCTCGCACGCAAGTATAAATACCCCTGGTTGATCCCAAGGAAAGGGAAGGAAAAAAAAGGAGGGGAATCTGAACCaaactaacttgctcgtcggaggggccaaagtcgggaatcaccctcAAGCTATGAGAGTCTTCACCCCGAAGTCGTCACTCAATACGCTGAGGAGGGTGGTCTAGCGGTTTGGATCCCGACCAGCGCCAACCCACGTCTCTCGTCTCAAGGAGGTGCCCACGACGTGAGGAAGACCACCAACTACCTCGAGGACGAGAGGACGCACCTCGCCACAAATGACGCTCGGGTCGACTGGCTTTGGAGCGCTAATCCCCAGTCACTCTTGAGAACCCGATCGATCCTACCGCCTCAACCCTTGCCCAAGACGCTCTAGAGGCGCGACTACCTCATCAACCCACTTATTCTGTCATAAGTTCTCGACATTGGCACGTGGGCCTAACCGTACTGACTCATCAGTCACGATACTATTGTtcaccaataatatatatatatatatatatatatatatatatatatatatatatatatatatataaaagagagaGCATATGCAAATGCAATCCTTTCTCAAATTATAATAATAAGGTATTTTTAGTCcacaatcaaatcaaataaaaaaaatcaaaacaaaaatttaaaaaaatattaaacttctcaaaagaaaaaaatactcaTACGTTCTTAAACTACTTTTAAGATCCTACTTTTGATTTGAGCCCTATAAGCCTAGACATCTAGACTTGGATGAATGCATGTATAGATGTTATCTATTTATATATAGATGCTAtctatatctaaaataataatttaaacaaaaaaattcttatctctaaaattttatctaatcaacttacttaaaacataaaaaataagaatCTAAAATCTTTCAAAAATAATACTTTGAATCTTACTAgatgggtctattgaaatctgggctTTATGCAACTGTGGACTTATTTTGAGAAGATTATGGCAGAACTGACCTAAGAAAAAAAGTACATGTTATGATAAATACAAAATCTAATTGCTGTGCCAAAATGACCCAATCATTTGTTTTCTTATATATTAAGACGTTGTTTTTTTTGTTCAGGTACATGAATTTTGTCTTCTATTTTTCTTGAACTGATGCTTACTGCATAGCATCCTATTTTGATGCAATTCATCGTATCAAGCTCATCTAACTGGGTGTGAACTAGAGGAGCAATCAACAAAAAATCTCCACAATAAATAATTTCTAGTGGAATTCGATCGAAGACCTCAATAATTTATAATTTGGTATCTTGTGTTGGACATAACCGATGAAGGGGGAATAAATTTCAATGCGTTGTTTAGATAGTAGAATCTTTGGAAGTTTGGATAAGGGCGTAATCGGATGGAGGAGACGGGTTTGGGTGAAGAAGAACCGACCGACCGTTCCGTTGGGTCCAAGAAATATTGAAGCCGAATTCATTGCATTAACGTCGGCCGTCCAGTGCACGTGACGTAATAAAATTGACCTGTCGGAAAGGGACGACTGGACATTTAACGTCAACTGATTCAGTAGCCTTGCCGTCCTAACTCACTGGTCATACAATTTATCGTCCTCGTTTGCTGACACAATGTTCACTAATTAATGATTATTGGGTATTATCAAAACACGTTTTTAGCTCTCGACTGAGAGTAAAATAGCAATCGACAGATTATGATTGATGATATTTTTCATTTGGTACGGTTATGTATATATGCTAATTTAGAACAGATTTAGAAGGCTATATACGAATATTAAAAAAGGTCAAACTTGGAGGTTTGAAATCTTGAAAATGAACGAAGATTCCGTTCCCACCTGACAAGCGATATCTTCTATGTTCCGAATACCAATGCATTGATTgcgtttttcttcttcttggaacCCTTTACTCGAGAGAGCAGCGGTTGGGTTGTGTTGGATCGGCTTAGAGGAGGAGAGAGATGGGAGTGATACCGGAAGTGACGTTGAGCTCCGGCCACGCCATGCCACTCGTGGGCCTTGGCACGGCCTCGTTCCCGCCGGCGACTCCCGAAGCCTTCCGCACGGCGATGATGGACGCCATCGCCCTCGGCTACCGCCACTTCGACACCGCGTCGCTGTACGGGACGGAGGAACGCCTGGGCGAAGCGGTGGCCGACGCCATCGGGCAGGGCCTGGTCAAGCGAGAGGAGCTCTTCATCACGTCCAAGCTGTGGTGCACCGATGCCCACGCCGACCGCGTCGTCGCCGCCCTTCGACAGTCCCTTGGGTAACGCTTTGGATCCCTAACCTCGTTCGCGCATCCATTTCCGTTCTCGTCGAGAAATACCAATTGTTTCGTCAGAAAGAGGACATTTGACTGTGACCGGATGTGTATGCAGCACTCTTCAACTAGAATATCTGGATCTGTATCTGGTGCATTGGCCCATAAGTATGAAGCCAAGTGATACAAAGTTCCCGATCAACAAAGATGACTTCCTTCCCATTGATCTGAAGGCGGTTTGGGAAGCCATGGAGGAGTGTCAGAGGGCAGGCCTCACGAAGTCGATTGGAGTGAGCAATTTCAGCTGTAAGAAGCTGGAACGACTTCTCTCTACTGCTTCGATCCCTCCGGCCGTCAATCAGGTAATTGGGTCATCGCTGGGAATGGATGGCGCGAATATTTGCATAGCCTAATATGTAGTAATCGTGCGAGTTATGTCAGGTGGAAATGAATCCCATTTGGCAACAGAACAAACTGTTGGACTATGCGAAGAACAAAGGTATCAAGCTTTGCGCATACTCTCCGTTGGGTTCGACTGGGACTCCATGGGGGACCAACGAAGTCATGGAATGTGATGTTCTCAAACAGATTGCACTGACCAAAGGGAAGTCCGTACCTCAGGTATCAGTATATGTTGGTTATTCCTATGCATCATCCATGTTAGACTAAGATGTTTCGATGGAGGAGTATTGTGGATGTTGTGTTGGTAGATTGATGTCAAATCATTTGTACATGATAGAAGAGCAGTAAGGAATGAGATAGCCTTCGATCTTCATAATACTGCTTCCCTTTCTCTGTCATTACTTCCTAAAATCTTTAGTGAAAACAACCAAGCTTTTTTCCTTTCAAAACCTCCCTAATTTCTTTGTGCTAATCATTGTTATCTGGAATGCAAAAACCAATTCTCAgaaatcaaatattaaaattagttTCAACAGCTAAAGgttaataatattcatcaatcaaGAACTTAAGTTTCTAAATTACGATCCGGAATTAATATATGTAATCTAACTCTTTTAATCATTTACGATTCATACGTATCAAAAGTTTCGCTAAGTCTCTCCTTTTCCTTATTTTTCACAGGTCTCGCTGAAGTGGCTACATCAACAAGGGGTGGGCGTGATTGTTAAAAGCTTCCGAAAGGAGAGGTTGAAGGAAAACATCGACATATTTGACTGGGACTTAACAGCCGAAGAGTTGCAGAAGATTAGCCAAATTCCACAATCCAGAGGCCCTGCAGGAGACAGTTTTGTCTCTGCCAATGGCCCTTACAAGTCACTGGAAGAGTTATGGGATGGCGAGATATAATGTGTTGTACGATTCAGAAAGCAAACTGTGCTTGCTGTGATGTTTATGATCATGCTATTTTGGTACTCGCAAAAACCAATAAAGAACTGTGCAAGTCGTGATATTGCCGAGAACTGAGCCATCATATTTATGATTGCGGTTTTATCTTCTATTTAAAAGGTGAGCATGCGGGACGTGATTCTTGTCGTTTCGCTTTACGAGCAGCCAATCAAAGCAGCATGCAAACACCTAGATTTCTCCCATTCTCGGTGGCATTTATGGAATGCACATGTTGTTGTAACTCTTCCAAATGTGGAAATATGTGCAAAAAAACAATTTTGTGCGATTGTAAAGGAGAAGATTACATCAGTGAACTACTTAAaagttttatatgtatatatgtgtatgcatATCGATATATGTGTGACGTAATGAAAAGTAAACTAAAAGAAAATTcttgatattattaaaaattaaacgTTTTCAAACGAATTTGAACTGAATAGTTAGTTACATGTCGAACTAAATTGATCGattaatttgatttaattaatcaatttattaatttataattttaagtaatttattcTATTCAAGATATTGGAACGAtatgataaaatttataaaatcatgTCAACATCATTTGTTATAGTTTGATTAATCAATTTGAACCGGTTAAGATTTAAGATAGTGAATTAGGTTAGCCTAAAATTGTTTAACGTAAAATTGATTTAATTCGATTTGAATCTATAATCAAATTGGAGAAGAGCACCTGAAACTGTTTATAGTCTTAAAAATCAAATAATTGTTGAACTAATTCGATTCAAACTAGATCTAGACTGACTAAATTCTAATTTGATTCTTATTTAGTTTGattttttaatttgatttgagcactcttattaaaaatttaaaagtcTGAATTTATGTACTGTATTTAGTCCATAACttaaaacttatattttttagttgaattttttttatatctaatttaataatatatgttAAACCTGATTAATTTAATTAAGACTTATCAAAATAAGGTAAAACTCACATAATTTTAAATAAAGAATATTTAAGATAGTgaacataattttaaataaaatagttAAATAAAGAATATTTAACTAATTCGATTCAAACTAGATCTAGGTAgactaaattataattttattcttaTTTAGTTTGGttttttaatttgatttgaacacacttattaaaaatttaaaagtcAGACTTTATGTACTGTATTTAGTCCATAACTAAaacttaatatttttttagttgAATTTTTATCTGATTTAATTAAGACTTATCAAAATAAGGTAAAACTCACATCATTTTAAATAAAGAATATTtgttgaaaaaaataattaaacaattattttgatattcctaTAATAATATTACTTGGGGTGAATTCTTTCACGCGGAAAATATATAATTCAAACTCTCATTTCAAAAAATGAACAGAAACTTCGATAGATATTACACTATTGATTAAACTAATACATTTCTTATAATTATTACGTCATTATATTCTTCCTACAACGTTTATTATGTTGGTGATGTTTCCCAAGCTTGTGTAATAGCCAACGTTGATGAATCGGTCGGGAAAGTATCCAATGTGATGTTTTATGCCCCAAATGTAATCACTGCTTGCTATGTGTCGCTACCACTGCTAACAGTAGTAAACCTGTGGTGATTATTATATATGCTCTATGTTTTATGAATGTTaaacttatttatatatatatagtatttgcTGATGCGATGAGTTGTGTTTATTTGTCACGTGCAAAGCAACACAGTTACGTTTTGTTTGATGGGGAATAGGCAATGAGGTTAAATTCGACGCAAGATTGTCCCCTACTACCGATGGAGAGGGGCGGCTCGCTCTTCCATGACAGGGACCAAGCAGAATCATTTCTCACACTATGCACCAAAAGAAAAGGTCCAAAGGCCATGTGCTTCTTCTTCCTCATGAAATCACATTACATGAGTAATGTAACAGAGGGCATGAAAGCATGACCCTCTGGTTTCAATCAATCCTCTCAATATACAGCATGACCCTCCACTGCTTGCTCTCAACTCAATGCGCATCTTGGGCTCACAGGAAAGCATCCGCCTCGACCACTCGACCACGTTCTCCTTGGTTTCTCCTGTGGCGCCGCCGGCGATCCCCCAACCTGACGCCGTCCAGCCCGTAAGATTGCCTTTCCTTGCTGCTCTCGTCGATGCTGCATTCCGGCGGAGGTGTTGGGTATCGATCACGATCGTAGCAATACAGGTACTGCATGTGGTTCCTTCTGAAGCTCGTCATCCGTGCTCGTTGATCCGACGACATCGTCAGTGTATCGTATCGAGCGTTCACCGGCCTCTCACAAGGCGAAGAATGATCGATGGGATCGACAGCACAGCCATGGAGGATGAGCTCCGAAAATTCGGCGACATAAGGGGCGTATTTGTATTTGACCTTGTAGCGGCCGCCGGAGGTGGCCCAGTTGGAGCCGTCCCATATGGTGGCGTACAGTGACATCGGCTTGGCCGGGAAGACCCCTCCCGCGGCCTCCGTCCTCACAATCTCTCTAATTGGAGTGTCATCAACGT of Musa acuminata AAA Group cultivar baxijiao chromosome BXJ1-7, Cavendish_Baxijiao_AAA, whole genome shotgun sequence contains these proteins:
- the LOC135583336 gene encoding probable potassium transporter 17, whose amino-acid sequence is MDLETGVPLPSRLHVGGGSSDGRRVHGADRYNGGRWKDMVLAYRTLGVVFGGLVTSPLYVYPSMNLKSPTEQDYLGIYDIMFWTLTLIGVVKYVCIALNADDHGEGGTFALYSLLCRHTNIGILPSKKADSVTNAAHANPSLGTEKRSRLGIFIERSMTARRIVLFIAILGMCMLIGDGILTPAISVLSAMDGLRGPLPSIHKSAVEALSAAVLIALFLLQKYGTARVSFVFSPIMASWTFTTPIIGVYSILRYYPGIFKAISPKYIVHFFLRNGKTGWQLLGGTALCITGSEAMFADLGHFNKRSIQIAFLFSIYPSLVLTYAGQTAYLIRNPNDHNDGFYKFVPGPVYWPMFTIATLAAIVASQSLISATFSVIKQSVVLDYFPRVKVVHTSQHKEGEVYSPETNYILMLLCVAVILGFGDGKDLGNAFGVVVILVMLITTILLTLVMIIIWRIPIIVSALYFVPFSILEGAYASAVCTKILEGGWLPFAVSIVLAFIMFGWYYGRQRKLEYEMANKITLECLGELLESSEIQRVPGLCFFYSNIQDGLTPILGHYIQNTRSLHRVTIFTTLRYLLVAKVAPNERIMITRLGLDGLYGCMIQYGYADFLNHGGDDFVTQVTNSLRAHIENSSEGLSPAYVEEEISQLERAKEAGVVHVRGKTRFHVGKDTSLFDRILLGFYEFLHSNCRSALPAMGIPLRQRMEIGMLYKA
- the LOC135678695 gene encoding non-functional NADPH-dependent codeinone reductase 2-like, whose product is MGVIPEVTLSSGHAMPLVGLGTASFPPATPEAFRTAMMDAIALGYRHFDTASLYGTEERLGEAVADAIGQGLVKREELFITSKLWCTDAHADRVVAALRQSLGTLQLEYLDLYLVHWPISMKPSDTKFPINKDDFLPIDLKAVWEAMEECQRAGLTKSIGVSNFSCKKLERLLSTASIPPAVNQVEMNPIWQQNKLLDYAKNKGIKLCAYSPLGSTGTPWGTNEVMECDVLKQIALTKGKSVPQVSLKWLHQQGVGVIVKSFRKERLKENIDIFDWDLTAEELQKISQIPQSRGPAGDSFVSANGPYKSLEELWDGEI